Proteins from a single region of Streptomyces sp. Tu 3180:
- a CDS encoding maleylpyruvate isomerase family mycothiol-dependent enzyme → MSLHPTLQPYADAWTHSIEAISELVQPLVEADWNRRTPCPGWSVRDVVSHVIGLDSEMLGDPRPIHTLPRDLFHVTNEHQRYMEMQVDVRRHHTAPEMTAELEYMIIRRNRQLRNESRDPGTKVRGPYGTDLTLEESMRRHAFDVWAHEQDLRNALGRPGNLDSPGAHVARDVLLAELPRVVAEDAQAPRSSAVVFDVHGPVEFLRTIRVDIQGRGTLETAPALGPAASLTLDWETYVRLACGRVTPEAVADRVKAEGDPDLTAAILRHFAVTK, encoded by the coding sequence GTGAGTCTGCATCCCACCCTCCAGCCCTACGCCGACGCCTGGACCCACTCCATCGAAGCGATATCCGAGCTGGTGCAGCCGCTCGTGGAGGCCGACTGGAACCGGCGCACGCCGTGTCCGGGCTGGTCGGTCCGCGACGTGGTCTCGCACGTCATCGGCCTGGACTCCGAGATGCTCGGCGACCCGCGGCCCATCCACACGCTGCCGCGCGACCTGTTCCACGTCACCAACGAGCACCAGCGCTACATGGAGATGCAGGTCGACGTGCGCCGCCACCACACGGCGCCGGAGATGACCGCCGAGCTGGAGTACATGATCATCCGCCGCAACCGCCAGCTGCGCAACGAGTCGCGCGACCCGGGCACGAAGGTCCGCGGCCCGTACGGCACGGACCTCACGCTGGAGGAGTCCATGCGCCGGCACGCCTTCGACGTGTGGGCGCACGAGCAGGACCTGCGCAACGCCCTCGGCCGCCCCGGCAACCTCGACTCCCCCGGCGCGCACGTCGCGCGTGACGTGCTGCTCGCCGAGCTGCCGCGCGTGGTGGCCGAGGACGCGCAGGCGCCGCGCAGCTCCGCCGTGGTCTTCGACGTCCACGGGCCGGTGGAGTTCCTGCGCACGATCCGCGTCGACATCCAGGGCCGGGGCACGCTGGAGACCGCCCCGGCACTGGGCCCGGCCGCCTCCCTCACCCTGGACTGGGAGACCTACGTCCGCCTGGCCTGCGGCCGGGTGACGCCGGAGGCGGTCGCGGACCGCGTGAAGGCGGAGGGCGACCCGGACCTGACGGCGGCGATCCTGCGGCACTTCGCGGTGACGAAGTAG
- a CDS encoding carbon-nitrogen family hydrolase, with translation MRASLLQVAVNEGEPVESRRRRVADMVRDQAGADLVVLPELWTTGAFAYEEFGREAEPLEGPTHEAMAKAASDAGVWLHAGSVPERAASGGSAADGGTLYNTSLVFSPSGDLAAAYRKIHRFGFDKGEAVLMGAGDALVTVRLPHTTLGVATCYDLRFPELFRGLVDAGAETFVVPAGWPERRRSHWTLLARARAVENQAFVLACGTAGTHAGVPQAGHSIVVDPWGEVLAEAGPGEQVLTVDFDPATVAGTRERFPALKDRVLGLDRPRR, from the coding sequence GTGCGCGCTTCCTTGCTCCAAGTCGCCGTGAACGAGGGCGAACCGGTCGAATCGCGTCGGCGCCGGGTCGCCGACATGGTCCGGGACCAGGCCGGGGCCGATCTCGTCGTGCTGCCCGAGCTGTGGACCACGGGCGCCTTCGCCTACGAGGAGTTCGGGCGCGAGGCCGAGCCGCTCGAAGGGCCGACCCACGAGGCGATGGCCAAGGCCGCGAGCGACGCGGGCGTGTGGCTGCACGCGGGCTCCGTCCCCGAGCGCGCTGCCTCCGGCGGCTCCGCCGCGGACGGGGGGACCCTCTACAACACCTCGCTCGTCTTCTCCCCCTCCGGCGACCTGGCCGCCGCCTACCGCAAGATCCACCGCTTCGGCTTCGACAAGGGCGAGGCCGTGCTGATGGGGGCGGGCGACGCACTGGTGACCGTGCGCCTGCCGCACACCACCCTGGGCGTGGCCACCTGCTACGACCTCCGCTTCCCCGAACTCTTCCGCGGGCTCGTCGACGCCGGCGCCGAGACCTTCGTCGTCCCGGCGGGCTGGCCGGAGCGCCGCCGGTCCCACTGGACGCTGCTGGCCCGGGCACGGGCGGTGGAGAACCAGGCGTTCGTCCTCGCGTGCGGGACGGCCGGGACGCACGCGGGGGTCCCGCAGGCGGGTCACTCGATCGTGGTCGATCCCTGGGGCGAGGTCCTGGCGGAGGCGGGCCCCGGCGAGCAGGTCCTCACGGTCGACTTCGACCCGGCGACGGTGGCGGGCACCCGCGAACGCTTCCCGGCCCTCAAGGACCGCGTCCTCGGCCTGGACCGCCCGCGCCGCTGA
- a CDS encoding LURP-one-related family protein — translation MRFLVRDRILGIGDDYWIEDDRGNRVFLVDGKALRLRDTFEMKDAQGRVLIDIRQKMFSLRDAMVIERGGEPLATVRRKRLSLLRNHYRVSLADGGTELDVSGRILDREFAVEYDGELLAVVSRRLLSVRDTYAVDVVREDADPALLIAVAVCVIHLAEKEREG, via the coding sequence ATGAGATTCCTCGTACGCGACCGGATCCTCGGGATCGGCGACGACTACTGGATCGAGGACGACCGGGGCAACAGGGTCTTCCTCGTCGACGGCAAGGCCCTGCGGCTGCGGGACACCTTCGAGATGAAGGACGCCCAGGGGCGGGTCCTCATCGACATCCGGCAGAAGATGTTCTCCCTGCGGGACGCGATGGTGATCGAGCGGGGCGGTGAGCCGCTGGCGACCGTCCGGCGCAAGCGGCTGTCCCTGCTGCGCAACCACTACCGGGTGTCCCTGGCGGACGGCGGCACCGAGCTGGACGTCAGCGGACGGATCCTGGACCGGGAGTTCGCCGTCGAGTACGACGGCGAACTGCTCGCGGTGGTCTCCCGCCGCCTGCTGTCCGTCCGGGACACCTACGCCGTCGACGTCGTCCGGGAGGACGCCGACCCGGCGCTGCTGATCGCGGTGGCGGTGTGCGTGATCCACCTGGCGGAGAAGGAACGCGAGGGTTAG
- a CDS encoding NHL domain-containing thioredoxin family protein has protein sequence MNHSAPRRRARVRAPELTGKGGWLNTGGKRYALTDLRGRIVVLDFWTFCCINCLHVLDELRELEEKHRDTVVVIGVHSPKFVHEAEHRAVADAVERYGVGHPVLDDPELATWKQYAVRAWPTLVVVDPEGYVVAQHAGEGHVAALGRLVAELEAEHAAKGTLRRGDGPYVAPEPEPTALRFPGKALLMPSGNLLVGDTARHQLVELAEDGETVVRRIGQGSRGMTDGGPDRARFQEPQGLALLPDGTVVVADTVNHALRRFDPGTGRVTTLAGTGFPWRRGDATSGPAREVNLSSPWDVAWWRGRVWIAMAGIHQLWAYDPGDGTVAVTAGTTDEGLVDGPGDEALFAQPSGLAATPERLWLADSETSALRWVEPDGSVHTAVGTGLFDFGHRDGAAGQALFQHPLGVTALPDGSVAVSDTYNHALRRYDPATGEVTTLATDLREPGDAVLAGDDIVVVESARHRLTRLRLPGEVVKVPDAAHRTQWEEAEVAPGRLRLDVVFQVPAGRKPDTRYGPSTRLLVSSTPPELLRGGEGAGTDLSRTLELDPSVTEGVLHVSAMAASCDDDAANEYPACHVHQQDWDVPVRLTATGVDRLPLVLAGMNDA, from the coding sequence ATGAACCACTCCGCACCCCGCCGACGCGCCCGCGTCCGGGCTCCCGAGCTGACCGGCAAGGGCGGCTGGCTGAACACGGGCGGGAAGCGGTACGCCCTCACCGACCTGAGGGGACGCATCGTCGTCCTGGACTTCTGGACGTTCTGCTGCATCAACTGCCTGCACGTCCTCGACGAGCTCCGCGAGCTGGAGGAGAAGCACCGGGACACGGTCGTCGTCATCGGGGTGCACTCGCCGAAGTTCGTGCACGAGGCGGAGCACCGGGCGGTGGCCGATGCCGTCGAGCGGTACGGGGTCGGGCACCCCGTGCTGGACGATCCGGAGCTGGCGACCTGGAAGCAGTACGCGGTGCGGGCTTGGCCGACGCTGGTGGTCGTGGACCCGGAGGGGTACGTCGTCGCGCAGCACGCCGGTGAGGGGCATGTGGCCGCCCTCGGGCGGCTGGTGGCGGAGCTGGAGGCCGAGCACGCGGCGAAGGGCACGCTGAGGAGGGGCGACGGGCCGTACGTGGCGCCGGAACCCGAGCCGACCGCGCTGCGGTTCCCGGGGAAGGCGCTGCTGATGCCGTCGGGGAACCTCCTGGTCGGTGACACCGCCCGGCACCAGCTGGTGGAGCTGGCGGAGGACGGGGAGACCGTCGTGCGGCGGATCGGCCAAGGAAGCCGGGGCATGACGGACGGGGGTCCGGACCGGGCGCGGTTCCAGGAGCCGCAGGGGCTCGCCCTGCTGCCGGACGGCACCGTGGTGGTCGCCGACACGGTCAACCACGCCCTGCGGCGGTTCGACCCGGGGACGGGGAGGGTCACCACGCTCGCCGGCACCGGCTTCCCGTGGAGACGGGGGGACGCCACCTCGGGGCCGGCCCGCGAGGTGAACCTCTCCTCCCCCTGGGACGTCGCCTGGTGGCGGGGCCGGGTGTGGATCGCGATGGCCGGCATCCACCAGCTGTGGGCGTACGACCCGGGCGACGGGACCGTCGCCGTCACCGCGGGGACGACCGACGAGGGACTGGTCGACGGCCCCGGCGACGAGGCCCTGTTCGCGCAGCCGTCGGGGCTCGCGGCGACGCCGGAGCGGTTGTGGCTGGCCGACTCCGAGACCTCCGCCCTGCGCTGGGTGGAGCCGGACGGGTCGGTGCACACCGCCGTCGGCACGGGCCTGTTCGACTTCGGACACCGTGACGGGGCAGCCGGGCAGGCGCTGTTCCAGCATCCGTTGGGGGTGACAGCGCTGCCCGACGGCTCGGTGGCCGTCAGCGACACCTACAACCACGCGCTGCGCCGCTACGACCCGGCGACCGGCGAGGTGACCACCCTGGCCACGGACCTGCGCGAGCCCGGTGACGCCGTGTTGGCCGGTGACGACATCGTGGTCGTCGAGTCGGCCCGGCACCGGCTGACCCGGCTTCGGCTGCCGGGGGAGGTGGTGAAGGTGCCGGACGCGGCCCACCGCACTCAGTGGGAGGAGGCCGAAGTCGCCCCCGGACGGCTCCGGCTGGACGTCGTCTTCCAGGTCCCGGCGGGCCGGAAGCCGGACACGCGCTACGGTCCCTCGACCCGCCTGCTTGTCTCGTCCACCCCGCCGGAGCTGCTGCGCGGCGGCGAGGGCGCGGGGACGGACCTGTCCCGCACCCTCGAACTCGACCCCTCCGTGACGGAGGGCGTGCTGCACGTCTCCGCCATGGCCGCCTCCTGCGACGACGACGCGGCCAACGAATACCCCGCCTGTCACGTCCACCAGCAGGACTGGGACGTCCCCGTCCGCCTCACCGCGACGGGCGTGGACCGTCTTCCTCTGGTCCTCGCCGGGATGAACGACGCCTAA